The genomic window ATTGTTGCGTTCGCCGGACGGATCTTCATGCCGGCAATATCTGTCGGCATGACAACCTTCTTCTTGGTGGTGTGCACCGTTGCCGGGTCATGCGCGAAGGTGAGGCAATAGCGGACGTCCTTCATCTCCTTGTCGGCATATTTGCGGTACCAGGCATCAAGCGCGGCGCTGCCGCTCTTGGCATTGGCGAAGATGAAGGGGAGTTCGGACGCGCCCATGATTGGAAAGCGGCCCGGCTCGTAACCGGGATTCACATGCGCGATGTCGGCAATGCCGTCGCGCGCCATGTTATAGTGATCGAATGCCTTGCCGAGCTGCTGCGACGGAAAAATCTTGATGCTGATCGTACCGTTCGAGGCCTTCTTGATCGAATCTGCCCAGGCTTCCGCGGCCGCGTGCATCGGATGCGCCGGCGGCACCCAATGCCCGAACCGAAGCTCCATCGGCTTGTCCTGGGCAGGCGCAGGGGATGCCTGTGAAATCGCTACGAAACACAATCCAATCAAACACAGCCCAATACGTCTCATATCTGTCCTCCCAAATAATCGCGATTTGTTGTCGAGCAGAGCGCGTATGTGATCAGTTTGTCGTGTCAGGTCTCCAGAAGACGTTAGGATTCGTAGCGGCCGCAGATCACTCCGCCGCCTGTCGCGTGGCGCGACGCTCCCAATACGGTGCCGCGCTGGTGTGATCCTGATCGCCGCCGACGGCTTCGCGTGCGTCCGCCCACATGTCGCGGATCAACTGGGTGAGTGGCGCATTCATG from Pseudorhodoplanes sp. includes these protein-coding regions:
- a CDS encoding TRAP transporter substrate-binding protein; amino-acid sequence: MRRIGLCLIGLCFVAISQASPAPAQDKPMELRFGHWVPPAHPMHAAAEAWADSIKKASNGTISIKIFPSQQLGKAFDHYNMARDGIADIAHVNPGYEPGRFPIMGASELPFIFANAKSGSAALDAWYRKYADKEMKDVRYCLTFAHDPATVHTTKKKVVMPTDIAGMKIRPANATIARFISLLGGANIQASAPEARDVLEKGVAEGITFPWGSIVLFGIDKVTKYHIDSAFYVTEQTWVLNKAKYESMSPAQKKVMDDHCTSEWAEKIATPWADFEAGGRGKIKAQEGHEVYALTPAQLAEWRKAAEPLKTEWEAAVKKAGHDPKAIFDDLKAELAKYKAAY